From Desulfitibacter alkalitolerans DSM 16504, one genomic window encodes:
- a CDS encoding heavy metal translocating P-type ATPase → MLKKEVILEGLDCTNCAAKIEDEVNKLNGVKAYMNFMNKTLTLEIESEQEYKNTLQQVKTIVHKHEPDVVVKEKSVNKSNKKVLILEGLGCANCAAKMEKEISGLEGVEFAAVDFVSKKLILEISPKVNRSELNEKIEGIVKKIEPDVKVIFEENNSKTKINENNEEEEEGVNKKEIIRLVVGGAIFAVGIIFNFQNWLELTLFIISYIIVGGEVVLRAIKGIARGQVFSEHFLMSIATIGAFFIGEYPEGVAVMLFYLVGELFQDIAVGHSRKSISALMDIRPDYANLKVGDEIRKVSPEEVNIGDIIIVKPGEKVPLDGKVIEGNSMVDTAALTGESVPRKLKPGDDALSGFININGVLTIEVTKDFGDSTVSKILDLVQNASSKKAPTEKFITKFARSYTPIVVFGALALAIIPPLVIPDATFATWIYRALVFLVISCPCALVISIPLGFFGGIGGASKRGILVKGSNYLEALNNVEVVVFDKTGTLTKGIFEVVDVNPQADFTDEELIEYAAFAESHSSHPIALSILKAYNKDVDITKIENYEEIAGHGILAKVGGKEILVGNSKLMNKENIKYQEVETLGTIVHVAVDKKYAGNIVISDAVKEDSADAIKGLKAVGVRTTVMLTGDRKSVGEKIGAQLGIDEVYTELLPADKVEKIESLEAKKSHKGKIVFVGDGINDAPVLARADIGVAMGGLGSDAAIEAADIVIMTDEPSKIVTAIKIAKRTRKIVMQNIVLALGVKAIFLVLGAVGVATMWEAVFADMGVAIIAILNAMRVMNTKSI, encoded by the coding sequence ATGTTAAAGAAGGAAGTAATTTTAGAAGGTTTAGATTGCACAAATTGTGCAGCTAAAATTGAAGATGAGGTTAATAAATTAAATGGAGTCAAAGCCTATATGAACTTCATGAACAAGACATTGACTTTAGAAATTGAATCAGAGCAAGAGTATAAGAATACATTACAGCAAGTTAAAACCATAGTGCACAAGCACGAACCGGATGTGGTAGTGAAAGAAAAATCCGTTAACAAGAGCAATAAAAAAGTATTAATACTTGAAGGACTTGGCTGCGCGAATTGTGCAGCTAAAATGGAAAAAGAAATAAGCGGTCTAGAAGGAGTTGAATTTGCTGCAGTAGATTTTGTTTCGAAGAAACTAATACTGGAAATAAGTCCGAAAGTCAACCGCTCTGAGTTAAATGAGAAGATTGAAGGCATAGTAAAGAAAATAGAGCCAGATGTAAAGGTCATTTTTGAGGAGAATAACTCCAAGACCAAAATAAACGAAAATAACGAAGAGGAAGAAGAAGGTGTCAACAAAAAAGAAATTATAAGACTTGTGGTCGGTGGAGCAATATTTGCCGTGGGAATCATCTTTAATTTCCAAAATTGGCTTGAGCTTACCTTATTTATTATTAGTTATATCATAGTTGGTGGAGAGGTTGTCTTAAGAGCAATAAAAGGTATTGCCCGTGGACAGGTATTCAGTGAGCATTTTCTAATGAGTATTGCTACCATTGGTGCTTTCTTCATTGGAGAGTATCCAGAAGGTGTAGCAGTTATGCTGTTCTATCTGGTAGGTGAATTGTTTCAGGATATAGCTGTAGGTCACTCCAGAAAATCAATAAGTGCTTTGATGGATATTCGTCCTGACTATGCAAATCTTAAAGTTGGCGATGAGATCAGGAAAGTATCTCCTGAAGAGGTAAACATAGGTGACATCATTATTGTTAAGCCAGGAGAAAAAGTTCCCCTCGATGGCAAGGTTATAGAAGGAAACTCAATGGTTGACACTGCAGCGTTAACAGGGGAATCTGTTCCTCGTAAACTCAAGCCAGGAGACGATGCATTGAGCGGATTCATTAATATAAATGGTGTTTTGACTATAGAGGTAACAAAGGATTTTGGTGATTCAACTGTATCTAAAATTTTGGATCTGGTTCAGAATGCCAGCAGTAAGAAGGCTCCTACAGAAAAATTTATAACAAAATTTGCCCGTTCCTATACTCCGATTGTAGTGTTTGGAGCGTTAGCCTTAGCAATCATACCTCCATTGGTGATCCCCGATGCAACTTTCGCTACTTGGATATATAGAGCATTAGTGTTTTTAGTTATATCCTGTCCATGTGCGTTAGTAATTTCAATACCATTGGGCTTCTTCGGAGGGATTGGCGGAGCGTCTAAGCGGGGGATATTAGTAAAAGGCAGCAACTATCTTGAAGCGTTGAACAATGTTGAAGTGGTTGTTTTCGATAAGACAGGTACTTTAACTAAAGGTATATTTGAGGTTGTGGATGTTAACCCCCAAGCCGATTTTACTGATGAGGAATTGATTGAATATGCGGCATTTGCTGAAAGTCATTCAAGTCATCCAATTGCACTGTCCATTCTGAAAGCCTATAACAAAGATGTCGATATTACTAAAATTGAAAACTATGAGGAAATTGCAGGTCATGGGATTTTAGCTAAAGTTGGTGGTAAAGAGATTCTTGTCGGAAATAGCAAACTGATGAATAAAGAAAACATTAAATATCAGGAAGTTGAGACTCTGGGTACAATAGTACATGTTGCAGTAGACAAGAAATATGCAGGCAATATTGTAATATCAGACGCTGTGAAGGAAGATTCAGCTGATGCGATTAAAGGATTGAAGGCAGTAGGTGTTAGAACTACAGTAATGCTAACCGGCGATAGGAAGTCTGTAGGCGAAAAAATAGGAGCCCAGCTGGGTATCGACGAGGTATATACAGAATTGCTACCGGCTGACAAGGTAGAAAAAATCGAGTCCCTGGAAGCCAAGAAATCTCATAAGGGGAAAATTGTATTTGTTGGAGATGGTATCAACGATGCTCCGGTACTTGCAAGAGCGGATATCGGCGTGGCAATGGGCGGCTTGGGGTCTGATGCTGCAATTGAAGCAGCTGATATAGTTATCATGACGGATGAACCATCAAAAATTGTCACTGCAATTAAAATAGCAAAAAGGACTAGGAAAATTGTGATGCAAAACATTGTGTTAGCATTAGGGGTTAAAGCCATATTCCTTGTACTTGGTGCGGTGGGAGTTGCAACTATGTGGGAAGCTGTATTCGCTGACATGGGTGTGGCAATAATCGCAATATTAAATGCAATGAGGGTAATGAATACAAAAAGTATATAG
- a CDS encoding SHOCT domain-containing protein, whose translation MIETANHIPYNPQETNYTKITQEELQREVDYWRAYKILQRMLKAGLISEEEFNKIDKLNRKTFSPMYAQLMA comes from the coding sequence ATGATAGAGACGGCTAATCATATACCATATAACCCGCAGGAAACTAACTATACAAAGATAACGCAGGAGGAACTTCAAAGAGAGGTTGATTACTGGCGGGCATACAAAATTCTGCAGAGGATGCTTAAGGCGGGACTGATTTCAGAAGAAGAATTCAACAAAATCGACAAATTGAACCGCAAAACTTTCTCGCCGATGTATGCACAGCTTATGGCCTAA
- a CDS encoding Csac_0668 family 2Fe-2S cluster-binding (seleno)protein, with amino-acid sequence MGKETLSNYCCGNLGESSCEVEKNNFCPVCEKQGTLVKNITVKHMVLNELTEQIGDNDYYLCMNEECDITYYNTKFNVKFNKQQVKVPIWFKKDADPKYACYCSEVTEDQVIEAVVKHGAKTVKEVNAITGAMKNSNCKENNPLGVCCHKIIQEAIDKGLK; translated from the coding sequence ATGGGAAAGGAAACTTTGAGTAATTATTGTTGCGGAAATTTAGGAGAATCATCTTGTGAGGTAGAAAAGAACAATTTTTGTCCTGTATGCGAAAAACAAGGTACTCTTGTTAAAAACATTACAGTAAAGCATATGGTACTTAACGAGTTAACGGAACAAATCGGTGATAACGATTATTATTTATGTATGAATGAGGAATGTGATATTACTTACTATAATACGAAATTTAATGTTAAGTTTAATAAACAACAGGTTAAAGTCCCAATATGGTTTAAGAAAGATGCAGATCCTAAGTATGCTTGTTATTGCAGCGAAGTCACAGAAGATCAGGTAATTGAAGCAGTTGTAAAGCATGGCGCGAAAACCGTAAAAGAAGTGAATGCCATAACTGGGGCAATGAAAAATTCTAATTGTAAAGAAAACAATCCGTTGGGAGTATGTTGCCATAAGATTATTCAGGAAGCTATCGATAAAGGCTTAAAGTAA
- the lspA gene encoding signal peptidase II translates to MFYIFIITILTGIDQWTKYLIETQLKPIGAIPIVKDIFHLTYARNTGAAFSILRDKQAFLILVTTIVVVALIYYLINILKTGEVAFKLSLAMIIGGALGNLIDRVRLNYVTDFLDFTLINYPIFNLADVFVVSGVVMLSYMLLFKGAMPKISKM, encoded by the coding sequence ATGTTCTATATTTTTATTATCACAATATTGACAGGGATTGATCAGTGGACTAAATATCTTATAGAAACACAATTAAAACCGATAGGTGCTATACCCATAGTTAAAGATATATTCCATTTGACTTATGCAAGGAATACAGGAGCAGCTTTTAGCATATTGAGGGATAAGCAGGCATTTTTAATATTAGTCACAACCATTGTTGTTGTCGCATTAATATACTATTTGATAAATATATTAAAGACAGGAGAAGTAGCCTTTAAGCTATCCTTGGCAATGATTATTGGCGGAGCTTTAGGGAATCTTATCGATAGAGTTAGATTGAACTATGTAACCGACTTTCTCGATTTCACACTAATTAATTACCCCATATTTAATTTAGCAGACGTATTTGTAGTTTCAGGAGTTGTCATGCTTTCATATATGCTTTTGTTTAAAGGAGCTATGCCCAAAATCTCAAAGATGTGA
- a CDS encoding recombinase family protein, whose amino-acid sequence MTTRNVTIIPARKRIGNSAKAEELPKLRVAAYCRVSTDSEEQATSYEAQIEHYTNYIKSNPEWELAGIFADEGITGTNTKKREEFNRMIEECMQGKIDMIITKSISRFARNTLDCLKYIRQLKEKNIPVYFEKENINTLDSKGEILLTIMASLAQQESQSLSQNVKLGIQYRYQQGKIHINHNRFLGYTKDKDGNLVIVPEEAEIVKRIYREYLEGSSMLQIARGLEADGILTGAGNPRWHTSTINKILRNEKYIGDALLQKTYTVDFLSKKRVPNNGIVPQYYVENSHEPIIPREIFMQVQEQLVKRRCVYISKNGKKRNYSNNHPLSQMVFCGNCHEIFRRVHWNNRGKKSIVWRCVSRLENTGLFCTASTILEDTLKEKIVEAINVAVSGKNSFLAILKKNIETVLSVDLDETTADIDKRLEELQTELIQKANSKEAYDNIVNEIYRLRDLRQETLSRNALRQDKRDRIAEMTDFLNMQTGGITEFDDKLVRKLIEKATVYNDRLVVEFKSGLEIEVNL is encoded by the coding sequence ATGACAACCAGGAATGTTACGATAATTCCTGCTCGTAAGCGAATTGGGAATAGTGCAAAGGCTGAGGAATTGCCTAAGCTTCGGGTAGCAGCTTACTGTCGTGTTTCTACGGACAGCGAGGAGCAGGCAACCAGTTATGAAGCACAAATCGAGCATTATACAAATTACATTAAAAGCAATCCAGAATGGGAGTTAGCCGGTATATTTGCAGATGAAGGCATTACCGGAACTAACACAAAAAAGCGTGAAGAATTTAACCGGATGATAGAAGAATGCATGCAGGGCAAAATCGATATGATAATTACGAAATCTATCAGCCGGTTTGCAAGAAATACGCTGGACTGCCTAAAGTACATAAGGCAGCTTAAAGAAAAAAATATTCCAGTTTACTTTGAAAAGGAAAATATAAACACATTGGATTCCAAAGGGGAAATCCTGTTGACCATTATGGCGTCTTTGGCACAGCAAGAAAGCCAATCGTTAAGCCAGAATGTAAAACTGGGCATTCAGTACCGATATCAGCAAGGGAAAATCCATATTAATCACAACCGGTTTCTTGGCTATACAAAGGATAAAGACGGTAATTTAGTTATCGTGCCAGAAGAAGCAGAAATTGTTAAACGCATTTATAGAGAATACCTCGAAGGTTCCAGTATGCTGCAGATAGCAAGAGGTCTGGAAGCTGACGGAATTCTTACAGGCGCGGGCAATCCCAGATGGCATACCAGCACTATCAATAAGATTTTGAGGAATGAAAAATACATCGGTGATGCGCTGCTGCAGAAAACCTATACGGTAGATTTTTTATCGAAGAAAAGGGTACCCAATAACGGTATAGTTCCACAATACTATGTAGAAAACAGCCATGAGCCTATAATCCCGCGTGAAATCTTTATGCAGGTGCAGGAACAGCTTGTCAAAAGAAGATGTGTGTATATAAGTAAGAATGGAAAGAAAAGAAACTATAGCAACAATCATCCTTTATCACAGATGGTTTTCTGCGGCAATTGCCATGAAATATTCCGCAGGGTACATTGGAATAATCGAGGGAAGAAATCAATCGTATGGAGATGTGTTAGCCGGTTAGAAAATACCGGTTTGTTTTGTACCGCTTCCACTATACTTGAAGATACGCTTAAAGAGAAAATTGTAGAAGCCATCAATGTAGCGGTCAGCGGAAAAAACTCTTTTCTGGCCATACTGAAGAAGAATATTGAAACCGTATTAAGCGTGGATTTGGATGAGACTACAGCAGACATTGATAAAAGGCTAGAAGAACTCCAAACCGAGTTAATCCAAAAGGCAAATTCAAAGGAAGCATACGATAATATTGTCAATGAGATTTACCGACTACGTGATCTAAGGCAAGAAACCCTTTCGAGAAACGCTCTCCGCCAAGATAAGCGGGATCGGATTGCTGAGATGACGGACTTCCTTAATATGCAAACCGGTGGTATTACGGAATTTGATGATAAACTGGTTAGAAAACTAATTGAAAAGGCAACTGTATATAATGACAGGCTAGTGGTAGAGTTTAAGTCAGGGTTAGAAATAGAAGTAAACCTATAA
- a CDS encoding ArsR/SmtB family transcription factor, whose product MAKKIQPIERCDCDVIHEEIVNKVRENMPQEETLYDLAELFKVFGDSTRIKILWALDESEMCVCDIAFLLNMTQSAISHQLRVLKQAGLVKSRREGKLVFYSLEDEHVKQIFDQGLIHISEESK is encoded by the coding sequence ATGGCAAAAAAAATTCAACCAATTGAAAGATGCGACTGTGATGTAATACATGAGGAAATTGTAAATAAAGTGCGAGAAAATATGCCTCAAGAAGAAACTCTATATGATCTAGCAGAACTATTTAAAGTTTTTGGAGATTCAACAAGAATTAAGATACTCTGGGCATTAGATGAATCAGAGATGTGCGTTTGCGATATTGCATTCTTATTAAATATGACCCAATCAGCAATTTCACATCAGCTAAGAGTCTTAAAGCAGGCTGGACTAGTAAAGAGCAGAAGAGAAGGAAAGCTTGTATTCTACTCTCTTGAAGATGAACATGTAAAGCAAATATTTGACCAGGGATTAATTCATATTTCAGAAGAAAGTAAGTAA
- a CDS encoding recombinase family protein has protein sequence MSGLNIGLIIRELEKRGIKTPQGKDIWSKKSIKTVLGNEKYIGHVLLGKTYTGDFPNNRQFMNDGEHEQFLMKDAHEPIIELKKYEKVQEEMKRRSNIEIVNGAVKRKDTHYSSKRKKQE, from the coding sequence TTGAGCGGGCTCAACATAGGACTCATTATTCGTGAACTTGAGAAAAGAGGCATTAAAACACCACAAGGTAAAGATATTTGGTCGAAAAAGTCCATCAAGACTGTGTTAGGAAATGAAAAGTACATCGGACACGTATTGTTGGGAAAAACCTATACCGGGGATTTTCCCAATAATAGGCAGTTCATGAATGATGGGGAACATGAACAGTTTCTAATGAAGGATGCTCATGAACCAATCATTGAGCTTAAGAAATATGAGAAGGTCCAAGAAGAAATGAAACGCAGGAGCAATATTGAAATTGTTAACGGTGCGGTAAAAAGAAAGGATACGCACTACAGTTCTAAGCGAAAAAAACAGGAATGA
- a CDS encoding GNAT family N-acetyltransferase, producing the protein MDALYLIREFKIEDTDFMPRLCSQLGYPVDLEEIKKNIGSLIDKPDYMIYVAVKWDGKVVGCIQTHISKVFYSEAMIEINGLVVDEEYRGQGIGERLVQQVEAFAKEQGYSYVNLRANAVRRHAHRFYEKLGYVKIKEQINYRKKV; encoded by the coding sequence ATGGATGCACTATATTTAATTAGGGAATTCAAAATAGAGGACACTGATTTTATGCCTAGACTTTGCAGTCAATTAGGATATCCCGTTGATCTGGAAGAAATAAAGAAAAATATTGGAAGTTTAATAGATAAGCCAGATTATATGATATACGTTGCTGTTAAATGGGACGGAAAAGTCGTTGGCTGCATTCAAACCCATATTAGTAAGGTTTTTTATAGTGAAGCAATGATAGAGATTAATGGTCTGGTTGTGGATGAAGAATACAGAGGACAAGGGATAGGCGAAAGATTAGTACAACAGGTGGAAGCCTTTGCCAAGGAACAAGGATATTCCTATGTAAATCTAAGGGCTAATGCAGTTAGAAGGCATGCCCATAGGTTCTATGAAAAACTGGGGTATGTAAAAATAAAGGAACAGATTAATTATAGAAAGAAAGTTTAA
- a CDS encoding oxidoreductase, giving the protein MKDKSALIVGASGLVGNELLKLLLFGEVYSRVTALVRSPLIVNHPKLDEKIVDFDYLAEYRESFAVNDVFCCIGTTIKKAKSKETFKKVDVEYPIELARLSMEKKAEKFLIITSIGADANSLIFYSKIKGLLEEQLKCIGLNSLQLFRPSLLLGDRKEHRFSEDIGAKIFRGLSFLFTGPLSKFAPIEAKTVALAMYKAAQYSVKGVHVYNSDKIKKLVLCRF; this is encoded by the coding sequence ATGAAGGATAAAAGTGCTTTAATAGTAGGAGCCAGCGGTTTAGTGGGAAATGAGCTGTTAAAGCTGCTCCTCTTTGGTGAGGTTTATTCCAGGGTTACAGCACTAGTGCGAAGTCCCCTTATTGTGAACCATCCAAAGCTTGATGAAAAAATAGTCGACTTTGATTACTTAGCTGAGTACAGGGAAAGTTTTGCAGTCAATGATGTGTTTTGTTGTATAGGAACTACTATAAAAAAGGCAAAAAGCAAAGAAACCTTCAAAAAGGTTGATGTGGAATACCCAATTGAATTAGCAAGGCTTTCAATGGAAAAAAAAGCGGAAAAGTTTTTGATTATCACTTCTATAGGTGCGGATGCTAATTCACTAATCTTTTATTCTAAAATCAAAGGTTTACTTGAGGAGCAGTTAAAGTGTATAGGCTTGAATTCTTTACAATTATTTAGACCTTCTTTGCTGCTGGGAGATAGAAAAGAACATAGATTCTCGGAAGACATAGGGGCAAAAATTTTCAGGGGGCTTTCTTTTTTATTTACTGGTCCTCTTAGTAAATTTGCACCTATTGAAGCTAAAACAGTTGCACTAGCCATGTATAAGGCAGCACAGTACAGTGTTAAAGGTGTACATGTCTATAATTCAGACAAAATCAAAAAATTGGTACTATGCAGATTCTAA
- a CDS encoding recombinase family protein, translated as MRVELKGKAGEMMSHIPFGYNIQNGRAVVNEEEAVKIEKLFEAYLSGLSLTDAAQKAGIKRYHTSVAKMLSDKRYVEDKFYPPIISRDTFEKAQLERRRRAKALGRIYKHKGNEKKCLNFRFHASMPDNLYDDPFQQAEYAYSSIKSEVILDDNQECYDNSCS; from the coding sequence ATGCGGGTTGAACTTAAGGGAAAGGCTGGTGAAATGATGAGCCATATACCTTTTGGATATAACATTCAAAACGGCAGGGCTGTCGTTAATGAAGAGGAAGCAGTTAAGATTGAGAAACTATTTGAGGCTTATCTTTCCGGGCTTTCTTTAACCGATGCGGCTCAAAAAGCGGGCATTAAGCGTTACCACACATCTGTTGCAAAAATGCTTTCAGATAAACGGTATGTTGAAGACAAATTCTATCCGCCAATTATCAGCAGGGACACATTCGAAAAAGCACAACTGGAAAGACGCAGACGAGCTAAGGCGCTTGGCAGGATTTATAAACATAAAGGAAATGAAAAGAAATGCCTGAATTTTAGGTTTCATGCTTCAATGCCAGATAATCTATACGATGATCCATTTCAGCAGGCAGAGTATGCTTATAGTTCTATTAAGAGCGAGGTGATTTTAGATGACAACCAGGAATGTTACGATAATTCCTGCTCGTAA
- a CDS encoding recombinase family protein, which translates to MRKVTRIDGNNALQAFKPKVRVAAYCRVSTDSDEQMASLEAQKDHYESYIKANPDWEFAGIYYDEGISGTKKENRTGLLRLLADCENKKIDFIITKSVSRFARNTTDCIEMVRKLTDLGVFIYFEKENINTQRMEGELVLTILSSLAENESLSIAENSKWSIRRRFQNGTYKISYPPYGYDYVDGKLFINKEQAEIVKRIFSEALAGKGTQKIADGLNLDKIPTKRGSHWTTTTIRGILSNEKYTGDVLLQKTYTDENFKRHYNRGEKDQYMIKDHHEAIISHEEFEAVKEILKQRGKEKGVIKGSSKYQNRYPFSGKIKCAECGSSFKRRIHGSGDRKYIAWCCTKHIKDASSCSMKFVREDAIHQAFVVMINKLIFGHRFILRPLLQSLKKANYSDNLAKIQELETKIKENTERVQVIMGLMAKGYLEPALFNTQKNELLKEAAILKEQKEAIKRAIDGSQTILVEVEKLLKFATKAEKHIDAFDSDIFENFIEEIIVFSQEEIGFKMKCGLNLRERLVK; encoded by the coding sequence GTGAGAAAGGTAACAAGGATTGATGGAAACAATGCTCTCCAAGCTTTCAAACCAAAGGTAAGAGTGGCAGCTTATTGCAGGGTTTCAACCGATAGTGATGAGCAAATGGCAAGCCTGGAAGCGCAAAAGGACCATTATGAATCCTATATAAAAGCAAATCCTGATTGGGAATTTGCAGGGATTTACTATGATGAAGGCATTTCAGGTACAAAAAAGGAGAATCGGACTGGACTTTTAAGGCTGCTTGCAGATTGTGAAAACAAGAAAATTGACTTTATTATAACCAAGTCAGTCAGCAGATTTGCCAGAAACACAACCGACTGCATTGAAATGGTACGAAAACTTACCGATCTCGGTGTTTTCATCTATTTCGAGAAAGAGAATATAAACACCCAGCGCATGGAAGGCGAATTAGTGCTGACAATTTTGAGCAGCCTTGCAGAAAACGAGTCATTATCCATTGCAGAAAATAGTAAGTGGTCTATCAGGCGTAGGTTCCAAAACGGAACATACAAAATTTCGTATCCTCCCTATGGTTATGATTATGTGGATGGAAAGCTATTTATCAATAAAGAACAGGCTGAAATCGTAAAGCGGATTTTTTCTGAAGCTTTGGCTGGTAAAGGCACACAGAAAATTGCAGATGGGTTAAATTTGGATAAAATCCCAACAAAGAGAGGTTCGCATTGGACAACGACAACTATCCGCGGCATTTTAAGCAATGAAAAATATACCGGGGATGTCCTTCTGCAAAAAACATATACAGATGAGAATTTTAAGCGGCATTATAATCGTGGGGAAAAAGATCAATACATGATAAAGGATCATCATGAAGCTATCATATCCCATGAGGAATTTGAAGCCGTCAAAGAAATATTGAAGCAAAGAGGTAAAGAAAAAGGCGTAATCAAGGGAAGCAGTAAATATCAAAACCGCTACCCTTTCTCGGGGAAAATCAAATGCGCAGAATGTGGCAGCAGTTTTAAGCGTCGAATTCATGGCAGCGGTGACCGTAAATATATTGCATGGTGCTGCACAAAGCATATAAAGGACGCATCAAGCTGTTCAATGAAGTTTGTCAGAGAGGATGCGATCCATCAGGCCTTTGTTGTAATGATCAATAAGCTTATTTTCGGTCATAGATTCATTCTAAGACCATTACTGCAAAGCTTAAAGAAAGCAAATTACTCAGATAATCTAGCGAAGATTCAAGAACTGGAAACAAAAATCAAAGAAAATACAGAGCGGGTTCAGGTAATTATGGGACTTATGGCCAAGGGATACCTGGAACCCGCTCTTTTTAATACACAAAAAAATGAGCTGCTTAAAGAAGCAGCCATATTAAAAGAACAAAAAGAAGCCATAAAACGCGCAATCGATGGGAGTCAGACTATCCTTGTTGAGGTTGAGAAGCTTCTTAAATTTGCAACGAAAGCTGAAAAGCATATTGATGCATTTGATAGCGATATATTTGAGAACTTTATTGAAGAAATCATTGTGTTTTCACAGGAGGAAATAGGTTTCAAAATGAAATGCGGGTTGAACTTAAGGGAAAGGCTGGTGAAATGA